The genomic window CAGCTCCTTTGCCGAGGGCTGTTCGGTGcccctgctcagtgccaggccctgcccctgcggGATTCTCTCCCTTGTGCCCTATAAGCcatcagtgcagggagctgggacgGCCCTGGTGATGCCCCCACAGTCCTAGGGAGAGACCCCTGAGCTGGAGAGTGAGCactggggactggctggctcggggggcagggaatggggcaggggcctctcccctctagggggcactggctccaatccggccccagggcagggactggctggctcaggggggcagggaatggggcacggggTCTCTCCCCTCTGGGGGCGCTGGCTctgatccggccccagggcagggactggctggctcaggggcaggcAATGGGACCCACTAACCCCTGTCTCCCCAGAGCCCCCTGAGGTGACCGTGTTCCCCAAAGGCCCCGTGGAGCTGGGCGAGCCCAACGTCCTGATCTGCTTCGTGGACAAGTTCTTCCCGCCTGCGCTCAGCGTGACGTGGCTTAAGAATGGGCAGGAGGTGACGGGGGGCATCTATGAGACCGACTTCTACCCCCGCCCGGACAACTCCTTCCGCAAGTTCTCCTAcctgcccttcctccccagccagggCGACTTCTACGACTGCCGGGTGGAGCACGGGGGGCTGCCCGAGCCCTTCATGAAGCACTGGGGTGAGGCCGGGGCGCCGGGGACCCtgctgggcacagggctgggaggcaggactcctgggttctgtcctcactctgggagggaggggtgggaacAGCCCCCTCATTCCATGCCttgtccctctccccctctctgcaGAAGCCCAGGTGCCCACCCCCATCACCGAGACCACAGAGACCCTGGTGTGCGCCCTGGGCCTGGCCGTGGGCATCATC from Chelonoidis abingdonii isolate Lonesome George unplaced genomic scaffold, CheloAbing_2.0 scaffold1112, whole genome shotgun sequence includes these protein-coding regions:
- the LOC116836202 gene encoding HLA class II histocompatibility antigen, DR alpha chain-like produces the protein MPPQAGTGWLRGRQWDPLTPVSPEPPEVTVFPKGPVELGEPNVLICFVDKFFPPALSVTWLKNGQEVTGGIYETDFYPRPDNSFRKFSYLPFLPSQGDFYDCRVEHGGLPEPFMKHWEAQVPTPITETTETLVCALGLAVGIIGIIVGTILIIKGMKMNAARNPRGPL